A single window of Methanoregula sp. DNA harbors:
- the coaBC gene encoding bifunctional phosphopantothenoylcysteine decarboxylase/phosphopantothenate--cysteine ligase CoaBC, whose amino-acid sequence MTQVQTLADKEIVLGVTGSIAAVETVKLIHALRKKGAVVQPVMSHAATGIIHPDALTYAAGRTAITRISGMVEHVMYCGDGGSADLLLIAPGTANTIGKIASGIDDTTVTTFATTALGSNVPVLIVPAMHHSMYRHPAVIENLQRLKRWGIGVVDPRIEEEKAKIASIEEIVLSCERELLGKPLDGKKILITSGPCREKVDDIRVLTTRSSGQMGRELALEGFRLGAEVTVVHSGLFPCVTNLPAVSAQEMREQVLRHIWENGADIYMSAAAISDYAPVPFNGKIESGRKVSIELLPLSKVIGEVVKIPVPIIIAFKLGRDTSAAAEAMLNNGVSFVVTNPPETMDAGSGEFILVSKRGRTPFTGTKEECAALLFKMIVGQNR is encoded by the coding sequence ATGACACAGGTGCAGACACTTGCAGATAAAGAGATCGTCCTCGGTGTCACGGGGAGCATCGCTGCGGTCGAAACGGTAAAACTTATCCATGCACTCCGTAAAAAAGGGGCCGTGGTCCAACCTGTGATGAGCCATGCAGCAACCGGGATCATCCACCCCGATGCGCTTACGTATGCTGCCGGCAGGACTGCCATAACACGGATTTCCGGCATGGTGGAGCATGTCATGTACTGCGGAGACGGGGGATCGGCAGATCTCCTGCTGATTGCGCCCGGTACAGCAAATACCATCGGGAAGATTGCCTCGGGAATCGATGACACTACGGTAACCACCTTTGCAACGACAGCGCTCGGCAGCAACGTTCCCGTCCTTATCGTCCCTGCGATGCACCACAGCATGTACCGCCACCCGGCGGTAATTGAGAACCTGCAGCGGCTGAAACGCTGGGGCATTGGGGTTGTCGACCCGAGGATCGAAGAGGAGAAGGCTAAGATCGCTTCAATCGAGGAGATCGTGCTCTCCTGTGAACGGGAATTGCTTGGAAAGCCTCTTGATGGGAAAAAAATACTGATCACAAGCGGTCCGTGCAGGGAAAAGGTGGATGACATCCGGGTGCTGACAACCCGATCAAGCGGGCAGATGGGCAGGGAACTCGCGCTCGAAGGGTTCCGGCTGGGTGCTGAAGTTACGGTCGTTCATTCCGGCTTGTTCCCTTGCGTCACCAATCTTCCTGCCGTCTCGGCACAGGAGATGCGCGAACAGGTACTCCGGCATATCTGGGAGAACGGTGCAGATATCTACATGAGTGCCGCTGCGATCTCCGATTACGCACCCGTCCCATTCAACGGAAAGATTGAGAGCGGGAGAAAAGTCAGCATCGAACTTCTGCCGCTTTCCAAAGTGATCGGGGAAGTTGTGAAGATACCAGTGCCGATAATTATTGCCTTCAAACTCGGAAGGGATACATCGGCAGCTGCGGAAGCGATGCTTAATAATGGCGTCTCCTTTGTTGTTACAAACCCTCCGGAAACAATGGATGCAGGATCCGGGGAATTTATCCTTGTCTCAAAACGTGGGCGTACACCATTCACAGGAACAAAAGAAGAGTGCGCTGCCCTTCTTTTTAAGATGATTGTCGGACAAAACAGGTAA